The following are encoded together in the Echinicola jeungdonensis genome:
- a CDS encoding pirin family protein: MSTLDLIIAERSRDIGDFLVGRLLPFRKKRMVGPFVFIDHMGPSVIGPGKYMDIDQHPHIGISTLTFLLEGEMVHEDSLGTKQLITPGSVNWMTAGKGVTHTERTPQHLRKGQNFPFHGYQIWVALPKEREDMDPEFHHIDARELPYWEENGASFTLVAGNAFEKSSPVPVHSELFMVEIKTNQDFDLEIAGQLNGEIGICIVEGSVTACDNKIDAGDLLVSKIDNQCALKIKENSHLLLFGGHPFPEERFIDWNFVSSEKSKIVQAKKLWEEKKWPMVKGDKSYIPLPSLD, encoded by the coding sequence ATGTCCACCTTGGATCTCATTATAGCTGAGCGAAGTCGGGATATTGGGGATTTTCTGGTAGGAAGATTATTACCTTTCAGAAAAAAAAGAATGGTGGGGCCTTTCGTATTTATTGACCATATGGGGCCATCAGTCATTGGCCCTGGTAAATACATGGACATTGACCAACATCCACATATTGGTATTTCAACCCTTACTTTTTTATTGGAAGGGGAAATGGTTCATGAAGATAGTTTGGGAACCAAACAGCTTATAACTCCCGGATCAGTTAACTGGATGACAGCTGGAAAAGGGGTTACTCATACAGAAAGAACTCCCCAACATTTGCGTAAAGGTCAAAACTTTCCATTTCATGGGTATCAGATTTGGGTGGCTTTGCCGAAAGAAAGGGAAGATATGGATCCTGAATTTCACCATATTGATGCAAGGGAACTTCCTTATTGGGAAGAAAATGGGGCATCATTTACTTTGGTAGCAGGAAATGCATTTGAAAAATCATCTCCTGTGCCCGTTCATTCTGAACTTTTTATGGTGGAAATTAAAACCAATCAAGATTTTGACTTGGAAATTGCAGGGCAATTAAATGGAGAAATTGGGATATGCATCGTGGAAGGGAGCGTTACAGCTTGTGACAATAAAATAGATGCAGGCGATTTATTGGTTTCAAAAATTGATAACCAATGTGCCCTAAAAATCAAGGAAAATAGCCATCTCCTCTTATTTGGAGGGCATCCATTTCCAGAAGAAAGATTTATCGATTGGAATTTTGTATCCTCGGAAAAATCAAAAATTGTTCAAGCAAAAAAATTATGGGAAGAAAAAAAGTGGCCTATGGTCAAAGGTGACAAATCCTATATTCCCCTCCCCTCACTAGACTAA
- a CDS encoding ABC transporter ATP-binding protein, whose protein sequence is MNRSRKERKVTITHVFKTIVWPRRKHLFFGLGLIIISRLAGLVLPGASKFLMDEVIPNNNMKLLKWLVIAVGIAVTIQSVTSFALTQILSVEAQHLIAKLRSKVQKHIIHLPIRFFDNAKTGELVSRIMTDVEGVRNLVGTGLAQMVGGVLTSIICLVLLIIISPMMTLYVLVPVVIFGLISLKAFGKIRPIFRERGKINADVTGRLTETLGGIRVIKGFNAESQETKTFEDGVIKLFLNIKSSLTATSLVTSSATFLLGIASAGIMGMGGYFIIEGEMSIGDFLAFTLYLAFMIAPIVQMSNIGSQLTEAFAGLDRTEDIMNLPLEEDEKVRDIQLPKIHGDVVFENVHFAYEKGKEVIKGVSFEAPAGTMTALVGTSGSGKTTIAGLAASFLNPRDGIITIDGQDLAQVNLSSFRSQLGVVLQDDFLFEGTIRENILFPRPNAGENRLMQAIQAAYVHEFTDRFEEGIDTLIGERGVKLSGGQKQRIAIARAILADPRILILDEATSNLDTESETLIQSSLKDLMKGRTTFVIAHRLSTIRQADQILVIEKGKIVERGQHQELMDLQGRYYELYTYQARI, encoded by the coding sequence ATGAATAGATCCCGAAAGGAAAGAAAAGTCACCATTACTCATGTGTTTAAAACTATTGTTTGGCCAAGGAGAAAGCACTTGTTTTTTGGATTGGGATTGATCATAATAAGCAGATTGGCTGGTTTGGTTTTGCCGGGTGCCAGTAAATTTTTGATGGATGAAGTGATTCCCAATAATAATATGAAATTGCTAAAATGGTTAGTGATTGCCGTGGGGATTGCAGTTACTATTCAATCAGTTACTTCTTTTGCTTTGACCCAAATTTTAAGTGTAGAAGCTCAGCATTTGATTGCCAAGTTGAGATCAAAAGTCCAAAAGCACATTATCCATCTTCCCATCCGTTTCTTTGATAATGCAAAAACAGGGGAACTTGTTTCACGAATCATGACTGATGTGGAAGGGGTTAGGAATTTGGTGGGAACAGGCTTGGCCCAAATGGTTGGAGGGGTGTTGACTTCTATAATTTGTCTGGTCCTTTTGATCATTATAAGCCCGATGATGACTTTATATGTCCTGGTACCTGTTGTCATTTTTGGGTTGATTTCTTTGAAGGCTTTTGGGAAAATAAGGCCCATTTTTCGGGAGAGAGGAAAAATCAATGCAGATGTAACAGGAAGGCTTACTGAAACTTTGGGGGGAATCCGGGTGATCAAAGGGTTTAATGCTGAAAGCCAAGAAACAAAAACCTTTGAGGATGGAGTGATAAAGTTATTTTTAAACATCAAATCAAGCCTTACTGCCACCAGTTTGGTGACTAGCTCAGCCACATTTTTGCTGGGGATAGCTTCTGCTGGCATTATGGGAATGGGAGGTTATTTTATCATCGAAGGTGAAATGTCTATTGGGGATTTTTTAGCTTTTACCTTATACCTGGCTTTTATGATTGCACCCATAGTCCAGATGAGTAATATCGGAAGTCAATTGACAGAAGCTTTTGCCGGTTTGGACCGGACAGAGGATATTATGAATCTGCCTCTGGAAGAGGATGAAAAAGTTAGGGATATCCAATTGCCAAAAATCCATGGGGATGTTGTTTTTGAAAACGTCCATTTTGCCTATGAAAAGGGAAAGGAAGTAATCAAAGGTGTTAGTTTTGAAGCACCTGCAGGAACAATGACCGCATTGGTGGGAACTTCAGGATCCGGGAAAACAACAATAGCTGGCTTGGCAGCATCTTTTCTTAATCCAAGGGATGGTATTATAACTATTGATGGGCAGGATTTGGCTCAGGTTAATTTGTCCAGTTTCCGAAGCCAATTGGGTGTGGTGCTTCAGGATGATTTTTTGTTTGAGGGGACCATCCGTGAAAATATTTTATTTCCACGTCCAAATGCCGGGGAGAACCGGTTGATGCAGGCCATTCAAGCAGCTTATGTGCATGAATTTACCGATAGGTTTGAGGAAGGTATTGATACCTTAATAGGGGAGCGGGGTGTAAAACTTTCCGGAGGGCAAAAGCAAAGAATTGCCATAGCCAGGGCTATTTTGGCTGATCCCCGGATTTTGATATTGGATGAAGCTACTTCCAATCTGGACACAGAAAGTGAAACCCTGATCCAATCCAGCTTAAAAGATTTGATGAAGGGAAGAACAACCTTTGTTATCGCCCACCGTCTCAGCACCATCCGCCAGGCGGATCAGATTTTGGTCATCGAAAAGGGCAAAATTGTAGAAAGAGGCCAGCATCAGGAGTTGATGGACCTGCAGGGAAGGTATTATGAGCTTTATACTTACCAGGCTAGAATCTAA
- a CDS encoding M23 family metallopeptidase translates to MKLNKNLVFFLLLLSCFSASGQVEKGYYLFPINPGQQNFLAGNMSEIRSNHFHSGLDIKTEGRQGLPVHAAADGYVQKIKVSSFGYGNVLFLKHPNGQYTVYAHLKDFAPKIAQYIWQKMAEAKQNSLEVILEPGVLRVSKGDTIAYSGNTGSSGGPHLHFEIRDSLERALDPLKFGFDEIKDSTPPIIADVALSPLEYNSRINGKFERTELRINYRGNKFVVDQPVTITGKVGIEIRGYDKLDGMYNPNGFPLFKIYESGKQTFEIDVDKIDFEIGRFVLRHTYRNRYTKLYRVPNNPFDFYYPDSVFSGAIQVEPDSTKDVKVEVQDAYGNTSLLELQFKGEKEEIKSNGSYPGGSLPKIENHNKWMVLHAPLEKEGKLAMFYVNGFMMDVQTAYESAHHRTYLWDLNYGIPDSVDVCTSMVYPEVEARIPFQEEIYYTNGKTSIQFDKNTLLDDLFLRVNYKEFENRPALEINDEHEYLRNPMEVSMSTEGFEGDTSKLHVYQLYPNGWKAFLGGKWGNDHIRFNTKKFGTFVLDRDDSPPTIRPIRINSSQLRFYIRDDLSGIKDFKLCVNGEWVILRYEHKHGVIWTEKLNNKPFKGKIELSVTDNANNTERFIRNL, encoded by the coding sequence TTGAAGTTAAATAAAAACCTGGTATTCTTTCTATTATTACTAAGCTGTTTTTCTGCTTCTGGGCAAGTGGAAAAAGGTTACTACCTATTTCCAATAAATCCAGGTCAACAAAATTTCCTGGCTGGAAACATGTCAGAAATCCGGTCCAACCATTTTCATAGTGGCTTAGACATAAAAACCGAAGGAAGGCAAGGGCTTCCTGTTCACGCTGCAGCAGATGGCTATGTCCAAAAGATAAAAGTTTCTTCTTTTGGATATGGAAATGTGCTATTCTTAAAACACCCAAATGGTCAATATACCGTTTATGCCCACCTGAAGGATTTTGCCCCTAAAATAGCCCAATACATTTGGCAGAAAATGGCTGAGGCCAAACAAAACAGTTTAGAGGTTATCCTCGAACCCGGGGTATTAAGGGTAAGCAAAGGGGATACCATTGCCTATTCTGGAAATACAGGAAGTTCAGGAGGTCCCCATTTGCATTTTGAGATCCGTGATTCACTAGAAAGGGCTTTGGATCCATTAAAATTTGGATTTGATGAGATCAAAGACAGCACCCCTCCAATAATTGCCGATGTTGCCCTAAGCCCCTTGGAATACAACAGTAGAATCAATGGAAAATTTGAGAGAACAGAATTAAGGATTAATTACCGAGGCAACAAATTCGTTGTAGACCAACCGGTAACCATAACAGGAAAAGTTGGAATTGAGATTCGGGGTTATGATAAACTGGATGGAATGTATAATCCCAATGGCTTTCCATTGTTTAAAATATATGAAAGTGGAAAGCAGACCTTTGAAATAGATGTTGATAAAATTGATTTTGAAATTGGAAGGTTTGTCTTAAGGCATACTTATCGAAACCGATATACTAAACTTTACCGGGTTCCTAACAATCCATTTGACTTTTACTATCCTGACAGTGTTTTTAGTGGAGCAATCCAAGTTGAACCTGATTCAACAAAAGATGTAAAGGTAGAAGTGCAGGATGCTTACGGAAATACCAGTCTCCTTGAACTTCAGTTTAAAGGAGAAAAGGAAGAGATTAAAAGCAATGGTTCTTATCCAGGTGGTTCACTTCCAAAAATAGAAAACCATAATAAATGGATGGTCCTACACGCTCCATTGGAAAAAGAAGGGAAATTGGCCATGTTTTACGTTAATGGCTTTATGATGGATGTACAAACAGCTTATGAATCAGCCCACCACAGAACCTACCTTTGGGACTTGAATTATGGAATTCCTGACTCCGTGGATGTTTGTACTTCTATGGTTTACCCAGAAGTGGAAGCGAGAATCCCATTCCAGGAGGAGATTTATTACACTAATGGAAAGACATCAATTCAATTTGACAAAAACACCTTGTTGGATGATCTCTTTCTCAGGGTAAACTATAAAGAATTTGAAAATAGACCCGCTTTGGAAATCAATGACGAACATGAATACCTCAGGAATCCCATGGAGGTAAGCATGTCGACTGAGGGCTTTGAAGGAGATACCAGCAAACTTCATGTGTATCAACTTTATCCCAACGGATGGAAAGCATTCCTGGGGGGAAAATGGGGAAATGACCATATCAGGTTTAATACCAAAAAATTTGGTACTTTTGTACTCGATAGAGATGACAGTCCCCCAACAATAAGACCGATAAGAATCAATTCTTCCCAATTAAGGTTCTATATTCGAGATGATTTGTCCGGAATAAAGGACTTTAAGCTCTGTGTAAACGGAGAATGGGTCATTCTACGGTATGAACATAAACATGGGGTCATATGGACAGAAAAGCTAAACAACAAGCCATTCAAAGGCAAAATTGAGCTTAGTGTCACTGATAATGCTAACAATACAGAAAGATTTATTAGAAATTTATAG
- a CDS encoding fumarylacetoacetate hydrolase family protein: MKIIAIGRNYVEHINELQNEKPGAPVVFLKPDTALLKNNMPFFLPEFSDNVQHEIELVLKINKEGKFIKREFAHRYFDEIGIGIDFTARDLQLQCKEKGLPWEIAKGFNGSAPIGSFLQISEFKDLNDINFKLDVNGELAQKGNSSLMLFDFGVIIEYISKFFTLKKGDLIFTGTPVGVNKVHVGDRLEGYIEDKKLLDFEVK; this comes from the coding sequence ATGAAAATAATAGCAATTGGTCGTAATTATGTGGAACATATAAATGAATTACAAAATGAAAAGCCAGGGGCTCCAGTAGTATTTTTAAAACCTGATACTGCCCTGTTAAAAAATAATATGCCATTTTTTTTACCGGAATTTTCGGATAATGTTCAACACGAAATAGAACTTGTCCTTAAAATCAACAAAGAGGGGAAATTCATCAAAAGGGAATTTGCCCATCGGTATTTTGATGAAATTGGGATTGGGATTGATTTTACTGCAAGGGACCTCCAATTACAATGCAAAGAAAAAGGACTTCCCTGGGAAATTGCCAAAGGCTTTAATGGTTCTGCCCCTATTGGCTCTTTTTTGCAAATTAGCGAGTTTAAAGACCTTAATGATATCAATTTCAAGTTAGATGTAAATGGAGAGCTTGCACAAAAAGGTAATTCTTCTTTGATGCTTTTTGATTTTGGGGTCATAATAGAATATATCTCCAAATTTTTTACTTTAAAAAAAGGAGATTTAATATTTACCGGAACACCAGTGGGTGTAAACAAAGTCCATGTAGGAGACCGGTTAGAGGGGTATATTGAGGATAAAAAGCTGTTGGATTTTGAAGTTAAATAA
- a CDS encoding MCP four helix bundle domain-containing protein yields MRWTYSIKNKLTIAALLAVVFFSVFVKNILDEEKVSDLTASFSTFYEDRLLPESYIFQLSDKLYQKQLIIQQLQQPSDFLLEKEKYQSHNEFIDSILVEFENTLLTENEAVYLSDLKENILHLKLIEEILAKPDLKQERFLLAKKHSKATLNQAKDNLSKLSDVQLAVGKALNDYSQKIRSGSLVLTRFEMAILVVLALLINALIFSSETVKSKFRQTSHLN; encoded by the coding sequence ATGAGATGGACCTACAGTATCAAGAATAAACTCACCATTGCTGCTCTTTTAGCAGTAGTGTTTTTTTCTGTATTTGTGAAAAATATTCTTGATGAGGAAAAAGTTTCAGATTTAACAGCTTCATTTTCTACTTTTTATGAAGATAGGCTATTGCCTGAAAGTTATATCTTCCAGCTTTCCGATAAACTTTATCAAAAGCAATTAATAATTCAACAACTTCAACAACCATCAGATTTTTTATTGGAAAAAGAGAAATACCAGTCTCATAATGAATTTATTGATTCTATCTTGGTGGAGTTTGAAAATACATTGTTGACTGAAAATGAGGCGGTTTATTTATCCGATTTAAAGGAGAATATCCTTCATTTGAAATTGATTGAAGAAATATTAGCAAAACCTGACCTCAAACAGGAACGATTCTTATTGGCTAAGAAGCATTCGAAAGCGACATTGAATCAGGCCAAGGATAATTTGAGCAAGCTCTCTGATGTTCAGTTGGCAGTAGGAAAAGCCTTAAATGATTATTCACAAAAAATCCGGTCAGGTAGTTTGGTTTTGACCCGTTTTGAGATGGCCATTCTGGTGGTTTTAGCTTTGTTGATCAATGCATTAATATTTAGTTCGGAAACGGTAAAATCCAAGTTTAGGCAAACTTCCCATTTAAATTAA
- the bcp gene encoding thioredoxin-dependent thiol peroxidase: MSLEVGKKAPDFEAKDQDGNTIRLSDFKGKKVVLYFYPKDNTPGCTAQACNLRDNYDALLDAGYVVLGISPDSEKSHKKFIEKQNLPFPLISDEDKTVHNLYGTWAEKKNFGKTYMGTVRTTFVIDEEGNLAEIIDKVKTKEHSNQILK; this comes from the coding sequence ATGTCATTAGAAGTAGGAAAGAAAGCCCCTGACTTTGAAGCCAAAGATCAAGATGGAAATACCATCAGGTTATCCGATTTCAAAGGGAAGAAAGTAGTACTCTATTTTTACCCTAAGGACAATACCCCAGGATGTACAGCTCAGGCTTGCAATCTAAGGGATAATTATGATGCATTATTAGATGCAGGTTATGTAGTATTGGGCATTAGTCCGGATTCTGAAAAATCCCACAAGAAATTCATTGAAAAGCAAAATCTTCCTTTCCCTTTGATTTCTGATGAAGACAAGACTGTCCACAACTTATATGGTACCTGGGCAGAGAAAAAGAATTTCGGAAAAACTTATATGGGCACGGTACGAACTACCTTTGTTATAGATGAAGAAGGTAATTTGGCCGAGATCATC